From the bacterium genome, one window contains:
- a CDS encoding 3-keto-5-aminohexanoate cleavage protein — MPERGVLVKACLNGGRRRADHAATPVTPRELAADARAAIAAGAAALHVHPRAGDERETLDPAACAAAVAAIRGDCPGIPVGLSTAAWIASGPRARLAHIEAWTVLPEFASVNFSEPGTADVCAVLLRRGVGIEAGLWSMEDARAFIASGLAGRCLRVLVETQPADPEEAVAAAAAIDAALDAAGIGLPRVHHGEGPATWAVLAAALDRGRDIRVGLEDTVTLPDGRRAPDNAALVAEAVRMVRRHGREPA; from the coding sequence GTGCCTGAACGCGGCGTGCTGGTCAAGGCCTGCCTGAACGGCGGCCGGCGGCGGGCCGACCATGCGGCGACCCCGGTGACTCCGCGGGAACTGGCGGCGGACGCGCGCGCGGCGATCGCGGCCGGCGCCGCGGCGCTCCACGTGCATCCCCGCGCCGGCGACGAGCGCGAAACGCTCGATCCCGCGGCCTGCGCGGCCGCCGTCGCGGCGATCCGCGGCGACTGTCCGGGAATCCCGGTGGGCCTCAGCACGGCGGCGTGGATCGCGTCCGGCCCTCGGGCGCGCCTGGCGCACATCGAGGCGTGGACCGTGCTGCCGGAGTTCGCCTCGGTCAACTTCTCCGAGCCCGGCACCGCCGACGTGTGCGCGGTTCTGCTGCGCCGCGGGGTCGGGATCGAGGCGGGCCTCTGGTCGATGGAGGACGCCAGGGCCTTCATCGCGAGCGGTCTCGCCGGCCGGTGCCTGCGCGTCCTCGTGGAAACGCAGCCCGCGGACCCGGAGGAGGCGGTCGCCGCGGCGGCGGCGATCGACGCCGCACTCGACGCCGCGGGGATCGGGCTGCCGCGCGTGCATCACGGGGAGGGTCCGGCGACCTGGGCGGTGCTCGCGGCCGCGCTCGACCGCGGCCGTGACATCCGCGTCGGCCTGGAGGACACCGTGACTCTCCCCGACGGACGCCGCGCGCCGGACAACGCGGCGCTCGTCGCCGAGGCGGTCCGGATGGTGCGGCGGCACGGCCGGGAGCCGGCCTGA
- a CDS encoding response regulator encodes MAGRVGTIAGKRVVIVDDEAVIRMGVRAILEDAGHTVVGEASSGSDALKVIPEVVPDLALLDIRMPSPDGMEVARRLRAEFPVPVVFLTAFSDRRLLFEAAEAGGYGYIVKPVREGEILAAVEVAAARWDELHAAKDALETRKLVERAKGILMQRLNLSEDDAHHLLHRRSRHLRRAVREVARDILETEEAIRRQHVQK; translated from the coding sequence ATGGCTGGACGAGTCGGTACCATCGCAGGCAAGCGCGTCGTCATCGTCGACGACGAAGCGGTGATCCGGATGGGGGTGCGCGCGATCCTGGAAGATGCCGGGCACACCGTGGTCGGGGAAGCGTCTTCGGGGAGCGACGCGCTCAAGGTCATCCCCGAGGTCGTGCCCGACCTCGCGCTGCTGGATATCCGGATGCCCTCCCCCGACGGGATGGAGGTGGCGCGGCGGCTGCGGGCCGAGTTTCCGGTTCCGGTCGTCTTTCTGACCGCCTTCAGCGACCGGCGGCTGCTCTTCGAGGCCGCGGAGGCGGGAGGCTACGGCTACATCGTAAAGCCCGTCCGCGAAGGTGAGATCCTCGCGGCCGTGGAGGTCGCCGCCGCGCGGTGGGACGAACTGCACGCCGCCAAAGACGCGCTCGAAACGCGCAAGCTGGTCGAGCGCGCCAAGGGCATTCTGATGCAGCGCCTCAACCTCAGCGAAGACGATGCGCACCACCTGCTGCACCGGCGGAGCCGCCATCTTCGCCGCGCCGTGCGGGAAGTCGCGCGGGACATTCTGGAGACGGAAGAGGCGATTCGCCGGCAGCACGTGCAGAAGTAG
- a CDS encoding J domain-containing protein produces MRFRPDVDYYEILQVHPRASAEMVKKAYRTLMGEMGGHPDLGGDEERAKLLNEAYAVLGDPALRRAYDQARARVAPRGNGGGLGTGWPGTGRPSSQGSRTDLERWSVFVTKVLFSAIIVVVGMMIARLIENPAVDLADMIAAIVMLVRIWQQAGGGR; encoded by the coding sequence ATGCGATTCCGTCCTGACGTCGACTATTACGAGATCCTGCAGGTGCACCCCCGCGCGTCGGCGGAGATGGTCAAGAAGGCCTACCGGACCCTGATGGGGGAGATGGGGGGCCACCCCGACCTCGGCGGGGACGAGGAGCGCGCGAAGTTGCTCAACGAGGCCTACGCGGTGCTGGGCGATCCGGCCCTTCGCCGTGCATACGACCAAGCCCGTGCCCGGGTGGCGCCGAGGGGGAATGGTGGGGGACTCGGCACCGGGTGGCCGGGCACGGGCCGGCCGTCGTCTCAGGGCTCGCGGACCGACCTCGAGCGGTGGTCGGTCTTTGTCACCAAGGTCCTCTTCTCGGCAATCATCGTCGTGGTGGGGATGATGATCGCGCGTCTGATCGAGAATCCGGCGGTCGATCTCGCCGACATGATCGCGGCCATCGTCATGCTGGTCCGGATTTGGCAGCAGGCCGGCGGCGGGCGATGA